A part of Melittangium boletus DSM 14713 genomic DNA contains:
- a CDS encoding nicotinamidase — protein MKKTVTKLQESPLPSFYLPAHAGSFGYGPNAGRLQTEAGAWRDAQGLTAAATDTFNLHLLLIDVQKDFCFPEGALYVGGRSGRGAIDDNRRIAEFIYKNLGALTNVTTTLDTHFAYQIFFPSFWVDQDDQPLTAHREITREQLERGQVRPNPAMAKWLCGGNYPWLLKQVKYYCEELERAGKYTLYLWPPHCLLGGDGHALAGVVQEARLFHSFVRGAQSWAEVKGGNPFTENYSVLRPEVLTRHDGQPLAQRNTQFLKTLLTSDAVVIAGQAASHCVKSSIDDLLGEILAQDAALARKVYLLTDCMSAVTVPDGKGGFHADFTPQADAALQRFADAGMHLVKSTDPLAAWPDLRIA, from the coding sequence ATGAAGAAGACCGTCACGAAGCTCCAGGAGTCGCCGCTGCCGTCGTTCTACCTGCCCGCCCACGCGGGGTCGTTCGGCTACGGTCCCAACGCCGGGCGGCTGCAGACCGAGGCCGGAGCCTGGCGGGACGCGCAGGGGCTCACGGCCGCGGCCACGGACACCTTCAACCTGCACCTGCTGCTCATCGACGTGCAGAAGGACTTCTGCTTCCCCGAGGGCGCGCTCTACGTGGGCGGCCGAAGCGGCCGGGGCGCCATCGACGACAACCGCCGCATCGCCGAGTTCATCTACAAGAACCTGGGCGCTCTCACGAACGTCACCACCACGCTCGACACGCACTTCGCCTACCAGATCTTCTTCCCCTCGTTCTGGGTGGATCAGGATGATCAGCCGCTCACCGCCCACCGGGAAATCACCCGCGAGCAACTGGAGCGCGGCCAGGTGCGTCCCAACCCCGCCATGGCCAAGTGGCTGTGCGGCGGCAACTACCCCTGGCTCCTCAAGCAGGTGAAGTACTACTGCGAGGAGCTGGAGCGCGCGGGCAAGTACACGCTCTACCTGTGGCCTCCGCACTGCCTGCTGGGCGGTGACGGCCATGCGCTCGCCGGGGTGGTGCAGGAGGCCCGGCTGTTCCACTCCTTCGTGCGCGGCGCCCAGTCCTGGGCCGAGGTGAAGGGCGGCAACCCCTTCACCGAGAACTACTCGGTGCTCCGGCCCGAGGTGCTCACGCGCCATGACGGCCAGCCGCTCGCCCAGCGCAACACCCAGTTCCTCAAGACGCTCCTCACCTCGGACGCCGTCGTCATCGCCGGCCAGGCGGCGAGCCACTGCGTGAAGAGCTCCATCGATGACCTGCTCGGGGAAATCCTCGCCCAGGACGCCGCGCTCGCGCGCAAGGTGTACCTGCTCACCGACTGCATGTCCGCCGTCACCGTCCCCGATGGCAAGGGCGGCTTCCACGCGGATTTCACCCCCCAGGCCGACGCCGCGCTCCAGCGCTTCGCCGACGCGGGCATGCACCTGGTGAAGTCCACGGACCCGCTCGCCGC
- a CDS encoding tetratricopeptide repeat protein codes for MVLSPPPSDDAPRPAEARWLDSLKFALRLSRSGLLLLVDHARQESLGELVEALVPEHPDLDVHTDVHRMREVPHGSTQVLVPRVEDADWLNINRPLFAQRELRVVLFCDTETSIALAQRAVDFFDWISHRVECPKQPPRFSVSGIRTALAVQAPGIIWTGGDLQAAFAAARPRGHLHQVSAALPYPKMVEELRRHQREWIAWTDVNSTFRLRRVRWAHAETGHRTRAILVEPAVPSPGWWSLHGRMADVREARARLEHSGVSFPGRVAALHDFRPEILAKLESRDTRAHVEDPTEQEGASILRVGALLFFERVPNHAWLRELCLQAFLNLEKRSAKAEQLSLDDRLTWTAWSASFSRFKKERTISFNVFDQLNPAYSVELILPRMMHMQDKWAALTLQATLLHDLDAAEHWSRRLKPEDGSGSPIILALVRSMKGKPEEAELLLRAQLRTNAHPGIGPTERPALLTSLGSVLDQQGKHHEAEDLIREELVRLEQLQAPNISSKNRLLHQLSSALRKQGKYSEAEKTILQAITTHPDQSNEDRADLGRRLNELARILNAMGKDEAAESAFQQALTLLGSTLGTGHISYTTALTELFSLLESHGRQGESEPLLRRAIYASQTSQDEENPNHAKLLRLLAAILSDQGQYAEAEKLLKQALHINNTFSLDDPAMNWMIVHQLAVAIQFQGRYDEAERLFRQAISIIEQGHGMHDLLHRASLLSLGGCLLRQGRDVEAEPFLARALEILKNTQQQADVSTIEEFNNLSIIQSETGNDQAQATAREALNLIAATPGLAQSTPQELIDSLAAIAQVPTDLRNA; via the coding sequence ATGGTTCTATCCCCACCCCCTTCTGATGATGCACCTCGTCCGGCCGAAGCACGCTGGCTCGACTCCCTGAAGTTCGCGCTCAGGCTGTCGCGCTCGGGATTGCTGCTCCTGGTCGATCACGCCCGCCAGGAGTCGCTTGGCGAACTCGTCGAGGCCCTGGTGCCCGAACATCCGGATCTGGATGTGCACACCGACGTGCATCGGATGCGGGAGGTACCCCACGGCTCCACGCAAGTGCTTGTTCCTCGGGTGGAGGATGCGGATTGGCTCAACATCAACCGCCCCCTGTTCGCCCAGCGAGAGTTGAGGGTAGTGCTCTTCTGCGACACGGAAACGAGCATCGCGCTCGCCCAGCGCGCCGTGGACTTCTTCGACTGGATTTCCCATCGGGTGGAATGCCCGAAACAGCCGCCCCGATTCTCGGTCTCGGGAATTCGCACCGCCCTCGCGGTCCAGGCGCCGGGCATCATCTGGACGGGCGGCGATCTCCAAGCGGCATTCGCGGCCGCGCGCCCCCGAGGTCACCTGCATCAGGTCAGCGCGGCGCTCCCTTATCCGAAGATGGTGGAGGAGCTCCGCAGGCACCAGCGCGAGTGGATTGCATGGACTGACGTGAACAGCACCTTCCGCCTGCGCCGAGTCCGTTGGGCTCACGCGGAAACAGGCCATCGCACACGAGCAATTCTCGTCGAACCCGCTGTGCCATCACCTGGCTGGTGGTCGCTCCATGGGAGAATGGCCGATGTTCGAGAAGCGCGTGCGCGGCTTGAGCACTCGGGAGTGAGCTTTCCTGGACGTGTCGCGGCACTCCATGATTTCAGACCCGAAATCCTCGCCAAGCTCGAGTCACGAGATACGCGAGCCCACGTAGAAGATCCTACCGAGCAAGAAGGAGCCAGCATCCTCCGAGTTGGAGCGCTCCTCTTTTTCGAGCGTGTACCCAATCACGCATGGCTTCGCGAACTCTGCCTTCAAGCGTTCTTGAATCTGGAAAAGCGATCAGCCAAGGCAGAGCAGCTATCGCTCGACGATCGACTCACCTGGACTGCGTGGTCCGCGAGCTTCTCGCGCTTCAAAAAAGAAAGAACCATCTCATTCAACGTCTTCGACCAACTCAATCCGGCATATTCCGTGGAATTGATTCTTCCGCGGATGATGCACATGCAGGACAAATGGGCCGCGCTGACGCTTCAAGCCACGCTCCTTCATGATCTGGATGCAGCCGAGCATTGGTCGCGGCGGCTGAAGCCAGAAGACGGTTCAGGGTCACCCATCATACTCGCGCTCGTGAGGAGCATGAAGGGTAAACCCGAAGAAGCGGAACTACTGCTCCGTGCTCAACTCCGTACCAATGCGCATCCAGGCATCGGGCCAACCGAGCGCCCCGCGTTGCTGACAAGCCTCGGTTCAGTGCTCGACCAGCAAGGCAAGCACCACGAAGCGGAGGACTTGATTCGAGAGGAACTCGTTCGTCTCGAACAATTACAAGCTCCCAACATCTCATCAAAAAACCGTCTACTCCACCAACTATCCAGCGCCCTGCGAAAGCAGGGCAAGTACTCCGAGGCGGAAAAAACCATTCTTCAGGCGATCACAACCCACCCCGATCAGTCGAACGAAGATCGAGCCGACCTGGGTCGACGCCTCAATGAATTGGCTCGCATCCTCAATGCCATGGGCAAGGATGAGGCAGCCGAATCGGCATTTCAACAAGCCCTCACACTCCTGGGCAGCACGCTGGGTACTGGACACATTTCATATACAACAGCACTGACGGAGTTGTTCAGCCTCCTAGAATCGCATGGGAGGCAAGGTGAAAGCGAACCACTTCTACGGAGGGCAATCTACGCATCCCAAACGAGCCAGGATGAAGAAAACCCCAATCACGCGAAGTTGCTGCGGTTGCTGGCCGCCATCTTGAGTGACCAAGGCCAGTATGCCGAGGCCGAAAAACTCCTGAAGCAGGCACTCCACATAAACAATACATTTTCCCTGGACGATCCAGCAATGAACTGGATGATTGTCCATCAACTCGCCGTTGCAATTCAGTTCCAAGGCCGCTACGACGAAGCGGAGCGTCTTTTTCGCCAGGCCATTTCAATCATCGAGCAAGGCCATGGCATGCACGACCTCCTACACCGCGCGTCCCTTCTGAGTCTCGGGGGATGCCTCCTTCGGCAAGGCCGCGATGTTGAAGCGGAGCCCTTTCTTGCGCGAGCATTGGAAATCCTCAAAAACACTCAACAACAAGCCGACGTCAGTACAATTGAAGAATTCAACAATCTATCCATTATTCAGAGCGAAACTGGCAACGACCAGGCACAAGCGACAGCGCGTGAAGCATTGAATCTCATCGCGGCGACACCCGGGCTCGCCCAGTCCACACCACAGGAACTCATCGACAGTCTGGCGGCCATCGCTCAGGTGCCAACAGACTTGCGGAATGCCTGA
- a CDS encoding protein phosphatase 2C domain-containing protein, translating into MSSLPFESAAATVLGREHARAGRNNQDAFRTRASAHGLAAVVADGCGSGAASEVGARLGAWRAVDTALTLLAEGVGPDAPGFLSLLEADLLGFLGGLVGQLGPEAVGDALLFTLVGAVCTPEHVLVFAAGDGLWALNGEVHRLGPFPGNAPPYLAYGVLRPGLVGLKPLALRPTEAVDSLLLGTDGVADLLDLSETRLPDRDEPVGPLSQFWREDRYFSHPDALRRRLSLLNREAVRADFPARRLVRAPGLLGDDTTLVVLRRARAEV; encoded by the coding sequence ATGTCCTCGTTGCCCTTCGAGTCCGCCGCCGCCACCGTCCTGGGCCGGGAGCACGCCCGGGCGGGGCGCAACAACCAGGATGCCTTCCGCACCCGCGCGAGCGCGCACGGCCTCGCCGCCGTCGTCGCGGATGGGTGTGGCAGTGGGGCCGCGAGCGAGGTGGGTGCGCGGCTCGGGGCGTGGCGCGCGGTGGACACTGCGCTCACGCTGCTGGCCGAGGGGGTGGGCCCGGATGCGCCCGGCTTCCTCTCTCTCCTGGAGGCGGACCTCCTGGGCTTTCTCGGGGGGCTCGTGGGGCAACTGGGCCCCGAGGCCGTGGGCGACGCGCTGCTCTTCACCTTGGTGGGGGCCGTCTGCACGCCCGAGCATGTGCTCGTGTTCGCCGCGGGGGATGGGCTCTGGGCGCTCAACGGCGAGGTCCATCGGCTCGGGCCCTTCCCGGGCAACGCGCCGCCCTACCTCGCCTATGGCGTGCTGAGGCCGGGCCTCGTGGGGTTGAAGCCCCTGGCCCTGCGGCCCACGGAGGCGGTGGATTCCCTGCTGCTCGGCACGGATGGCGTCGCGGATCTGCTGGACTTGTCCGAGACCCGGCTCCCCGATCGCGACGAGCCCGTGGGCCCCCTGTCCCAGTTCTGGCGCGAGGACCGCTACTTCTCCCACCCGGACGCGCTGCGCCGCCGCTTGTCGCTGCTCAACCGCGAGGCCGTCCGCGCGGACTTTCCGGCCCGGCGCCTCGTGCGCGCGCCCGGGCTGCTCGGTGATGACACCACCCTCGTCGTCCTGCGCCGCGCGCGGGCGGAGGTCTGA
- a CDS encoding NUDIX hydrolase has protein sequence MSHTYEYPRPALTVDCVVFGLDDEDLKVLLIRRGVEPFQGRWALPGGFVRMDESLDDAARRELQEEAGIRPGLLEQLYTFGAPQRDPRGRVVSVAYFALVKLSDHRVHAATDAREAAWFSVWDMPKLAFDHAEITSTALQRLKGKVRYQPVGFELLPPKFTLTQLQRLYEKILERELDKRNFRKKLLAMDLLEELDEVEQDVSHRAARLYRFDHKKYKQLEKAGFNFEL, from the coding sequence ATGAGCCACACCTACGAATACCCGCGTCCCGCGTTGACGGTGGACTGCGTGGTGTTCGGCCTGGATGACGAGGACTTGAAGGTGCTGCTCATCCGGCGAGGCGTGGAGCCGTTCCAGGGCCGCTGGGCGCTGCCGGGGGGCTTCGTGCGCATGGACGAGTCCCTGGACGATGCCGCGCGCCGGGAACTCCAGGAGGAGGCCGGCATCCGTCCGGGTCTCCTGGAACAGCTCTACACCTTCGGCGCGCCCCAGCGAGACCCCCGGGGCCGGGTGGTGAGCGTGGCCTACTTCGCGCTGGTGAAGCTGTCGGACCACCGCGTCCACGCCGCCACCGACGCGCGCGAGGCCGCCTGGTTCTCCGTCTGGGACATGCCCAAGCTGGCCTTCGACCACGCGGAGATCACCTCCACCGCCCTGCAACGGCTCAAGGGCAAGGTGCGCTACCAGCCCGTGGGCTTCGAGCTGCTGCCCCCCAAGTTCACCCTCACCCAGCTCCAGCGCCTGTACGAGAAGATCCTCGAGCGCGAGCTCGACAAGCGCAACTTCCGCAAGAAGCTGCTCGCCATGGATTTGCTGGAGGAACTCGACGAGGTGGAGCAGGACGTCTCCCATCGCGCCGCGCGCCTCTACCGCTTCGATCACAAGAAGTACAAGCAACTGGAGAAGGCCGGCTTCAACTTCGAGCTGTGA
- a CDS encoding diacylglycerol/lipid kinase family protein: protein MNLAVMVNLHARRGSERVGAMVQRLFPRARLALTRSQEEAQTWIDQQLRPNPPTLLLAGGGDGTITGLINAMRQQGLALPAIGVLPLGTGNAWARVTGAPKPTVALRQLAACGEELPPLRPFSLVKLEGRLAPFAGTGWDSEVLQDFKDQLAQFPAGPLRQANAGLRGYMGALFSRTIPRHMLGKADLRVKVYNLGAPALTVDMRGHVVPMPRGETGALLYDGPVGIAGAATTPEFGFGFKAFPFAQAAPRRLSVRVYGAGVLEATRSMFKLWRGEHPLPNMHDFFVERLRMDFNREVPFQMGGDIMGLRRSLEFSLAEESVRLVDWRQLRRVVANA, encoded by the coding sequence ATGAACCTCGCCGTGATGGTCAACCTGCATGCACGCCGTGGCTCCGAACGGGTGGGGGCGATGGTCCAACGCCTGTTCCCCCGGGCCCGGCTGGCGCTCACCCGCTCCCAGGAGGAGGCGCAGACGTGGATTGATCAACAACTGCGGCCCAATCCGCCCACGCTGCTGCTGGCCGGCGGAGGGGATGGCACCATCACCGGCCTCATCAACGCCATGCGGCAGCAGGGACTGGCCCTGCCCGCCATCGGGGTCCTTCCGCTGGGCACGGGCAATGCCTGGGCCCGGGTCACCGGGGCGCCCAAGCCGACGGTGGCCCTGCGCCAGCTCGCCGCGTGTGGCGAGGAGCTACCGCCCCTGCGTCCCTTCTCGCTCGTGAAGCTGGAGGGCCGCCTGGCCCCCTTCGCGGGGACGGGCTGGGACTCGGAGGTGCTGCAGGACTTCAAGGATCAGCTCGCGCAGTTCCCGGCCGGGCCCCTGCGCCAGGCGAACGCGGGCCTGCGCGGATACATGGGCGCCTTGTTCTCGCGCACCATTCCCCGGCACATGCTCGGCAAGGCGGACCTGCGGGTGAAGGTGTACAACCTGGGCGCGCCCGCGCTCACCGTGGACATGCGGGGCCATGTGGTTCCCATGCCCCGGGGAGAGACGGGCGCCCTGCTGTACGACGGGCCCGTGGGCATCGCCGGAGCGGCCACCACGCCCGAGTTCGGCTTCGGCTTCAAGGCGTTCCCCTTCGCCCAGGCCGCCCCCCGCCGCCTGTCCGTGCGCGTCTACGGCGCGGGCGTGCTGGAGGCCACGCGCAGCATGTTCAAGCTGTGGCGCGGCGAGCATCCGCTGCCCAACATGCATGACTTCTTCGTCGAACGCCTGCGCATGGACTTCAACCGCGAGGTGCCCTTCCAGATGGGCGGCGACATCATGGGCCTGCGCCGCTCGCTGGAGTTCTCCCTGGCCGAGGAGTCCGTGCGGCTCGTGGACTGGCGGCAGCTGCGCCGGGTGGTGGCCAACGCCTGA
- a CDS encoding PEGA domain-containing protein has protein sequence MSYPMVVLALLLGGAAPAAPRRAVFASGDCKDAALSSQTKALSDTLAARPGENPLSAADLTERLFPQPSGDFEDIHRQFEAAQGQFYEAHYTRSAQLLDEVLRQVVRLPVGEARWKLTVDTWLLQGMTLRSLGRVKESDEAFGNVLRLDAGHQLDPDYYTPSTRQAFDKLRKELARARKVKLTVKSTLPSSEVFLDGRSVGQTPLALDVLPGTYALTLQKGEALSFPRRLEVRGEELPLLVDLAYEGAFSATPFPCLATSEEGARGLSHAVRLGGSLGVEEVIVVRLEGTSSGPKWLAATVINVEGGQKLREGGFKTRGLDAPVDSLAALVDFITTGKTQPSLVVAQPDLQPPWEQPSEPRALAVSELRTAPAGTSGTRVASYVALGTGAATLVGAGIVRLSAQSEWAELQKNHLNANGRVEADDETGRFLVGRLERKGQLLTGLLIGSGAALATGAVLYLVSPSTPPPPVTLGVMAGPEGAGASVSGRF, from the coding sequence ATGTCGTACCCGATGGTGGTGCTCGCCCTTCTCCTGGGGGGCGCGGCTCCAGCGGCGCCGCGCCGGGCGGTATTCGCCAGCGGTGATTGCAAGGACGCGGCGCTCAGCAGCCAGACCAAGGCCCTCTCCGACACCCTGGCGGCCCGGCCGGGCGAGAACCCCCTCTCGGCCGCGGACCTCACCGAACGCCTGTTCCCCCAACCCTCCGGCGACTTCGAGGACATCCACCGGCAGTTCGAGGCCGCGCAGGGGCAATTCTACGAGGCGCACTACACCCGGAGCGCGCAGCTGCTCGACGAGGTGCTCCGGCAGGTGGTGCGCCTGCCGGTGGGCGAGGCCCGCTGGAAGCTGACCGTGGACACCTGGCTCCTGCAGGGCATGACGCTGCGCTCGCTCGGGCGGGTGAAGGAAAGCGACGAGGCCTTCGGCAACGTGCTGCGGCTGGACGCCGGGCATCAGTTGGATCCGGACTACTACACGCCCTCCACGCGTCAGGCCTTCGACAAGCTGCGCAAGGAGCTGGCGCGGGCGCGCAAGGTGAAGCTGACGGTGAAGAGCACCCTGCCCTCCTCGGAGGTCTTCCTGGATGGCCGGAGCGTGGGCCAGACGCCGCTCGCGCTGGACGTCCTCCCGGGCACCTACGCGCTCACGCTCCAGAAGGGCGAGGCCCTCAGCTTTCCCCGGCGGCTCGAGGTGCGGGGCGAGGAGCTGCCCTTGCTGGTGGACCTGGCCTACGAGGGGGCCTTCTCGGCCACGCCCTTTCCCTGCCTCGCCACCTCCGAGGAGGGAGCGCGAGGCCTGTCGCACGCGGTGCGCCTGGGCGGCTCGTTGGGCGTGGAGGAGGTCATCGTGGTGAGGCTCGAGGGGACGAGCAGCGGGCCCAAGTGGCTCGCCGCCACGGTGATCAACGTGGAAGGAGGCCAGAAGCTGCGCGAGGGAGGATTCAAGACGCGGGGGCTCGACGCGCCGGTGGACTCGCTCGCCGCGCTGGTGGACTTCATCACCACGGGAAAGACGCAGCCGAGCCTCGTCGTCGCCCAGCCGGATCTCCAGCCGCCCTGGGAGCAACCCTCCGAGCCGCGGGCGCTGGCCGTTTCCGAACTCAGGACGGCACCCGCCGGCACGTCCGGCACGCGCGTGGCCTCCTACGTGGCGCTGGGCACCGGGGCGGCGACCCTGGTCGGAGCGGGCATCGTGCGGCTCTCCGCGCAGAGCGAGTGGGCGGAGCTCCAGAAGAACCACCTCAACGCCAACGGCCGGGTCGAGGCGGACGACGAGACGGGCCGGTTCCTCGTGGGGCGGCTGGAGAGGAAGGGGCAACTGCTGACGGGGCTGCTCATCGGCTCGGGCGCGGCGCTCGCCACGGGAGCGGTGCTCTACCTCGTCTCCCCCTCGACGCCCCCGCCGCCCGTGACGTTGGGCGTCATGGCGGGACCCGAGGGCGCGGGCGCCTCCGTGTCCGGGAGGTTCTGA
- a CDS encoding IgA Peptidase M64, whose amino-acid sequence MNLLLALLLAASPPSAPGPRTFRVDYFHTGNATEERFSLDRLVVEPLPWPGSPRRAIDETNLGKYLFEVRDRETNRLLYSRGFASIYGEWETTPEAREVNRTFHESLRFAAPDKPVQVLLKKRAKDNSFREVWSLTVDPADMFVDPAVPASPGPLVKLLENGAPADKVDLLILGDGYTEKERAKFEKDARRLVDILFTFSPFKERKRDFNVWGLMPAARQSGISRPSTGVHRDSPVGATYDAFGSERYVLTFENRRFRDIAAFAPYEFVEILVNGNTYGGGGIFGLYSTVAADSLWSPYVFVHEFGHHFAGLADEYYTSDTAYAPSEERVEPWEKNVTALKDPTKLKWKDLVAAGTPLPTPWKKDEYEAHARQVQEQRRRIRAERRPEADMDALFTAQRDWEEPFFRAEKHAGVTGAFEGAMYEARGYYRSQLDCVMFTRDRVPFCSVCQRSLSEVIDLYSGAGGKSP is encoded by the coding sequence ATGAACCTCCTGCTGGCCCTGCTGCTGGCCGCGAGCCCCCCGAGCGCTCCCGGTCCCCGCACCTTCCGCGTCGACTACTTCCACACCGGCAACGCCACCGAGGAGCGCTTCAGCCTCGACCGGCTGGTGGTGGAACCGCTGCCCTGGCCCGGCAGTCCCCGGCGCGCCATCGATGAAACGAACCTCGGCAAGTACCTCTTCGAGGTGAGGGACCGGGAGACGAACCGGCTGCTGTACTCGCGGGGCTTCGCGTCCATCTACGGGGAGTGGGAGACCACGCCCGAGGCGCGCGAGGTGAACCGCACCTTCCACGAGTCCCTGCGGTTCGCCGCGCCGGACAAGCCCGTGCAGGTGCTGCTCAAGAAGCGCGCGAAGGACAACTCCTTCCGCGAGGTGTGGAGCCTGACGGTGGACCCCGCGGACATGTTCGTGGACCCGGCGGTGCCCGCCTCGCCCGGCCCGCTGGTGAAGCTGCTGGAGAACGGCGCGCCCGCGGACAAGGTGGACCTGCTCATCCTCGGCGATGGCTACACGGAGAAGGAGCGCGCCAAGTTCGAGAAGGACGCCCGGCGGCTCGTGGACATCCTCTTCACCTTCTCGCCCTTCAAGGAGCGCAAGCGGGACTTCAACGTCTGGGGGTTGATGCCGGCGGCGCGGCAGTCGGGCATCTCCCGCCCGTCCACCGGCGTGCACCGGGACTCCCCCGTGGGCGCCACCTATGACGCCTTCGGCAGCGAGCGCTACGTGCTCACCTTCGAGAACCGCCGCTTCCGGGACATCGCCGCGTTCGCGCCCTACGAGTTCGTGGAGATCCTCGTCAACGGCAACACCTATGGCGGCGGAGGGATTTTCGGCCTCTACAGCACGGTGGCGGCCGACAGCCTCTGGTCCCCCTACGTCTTCGTGCACGAGTTCGGCCACCACTTCGCGGGGCTCGCGGACGAGTACTACACCTCCGACACCGCCTATGCCCCCAGCGAGGAGCGCGTGGAGCCGTGGGAGAAGAACGTCACCGCGCTCAAGGATCCCACGAAGCTCAAGTGGAAGGACCTGGTGGCCGCGGGCACGCCCCTGCCCACGCCCTGGAAGAAGGACGAGTACGAGGCGCACGCGCGGCAGGTGCAGGAGCAGCGCCGCCGCATCCGCGCCGAGCGCCGGCCCGAGGCGGACATGGACGCGCTCTTCACCGCCCAGCGGGATTGGGAGGAGCCCTTCTTCCGGGCGGAGAAGCACGCGGGCGTGACGGGGGCGTTCGAGGGCGCCATGTACGAGGCGCGGGGGTACTACCGCTCCCAGTTGGACTGCGTGATGTTCACGAGGGATCGGGTGCCCTTCTGCTCGGTGTGCCAGCGCTCCTTGAGCGAGGTCATCGACCTGTACTCGGGCGCGGGCGGCAAGTCCCCCTGA
- a CDS encoding DUF2267 domain-containing protein codes for MTHTQETESWSGEGVGTSAESFLARINREVPEYPPADAAEAVICALCERLPGGLVQELREQFPEDLRQQFQHCWKERSANARRFEKDDFYLDVAEHLQIDAERVRLVLHVVFASIHSQITERLAERMGREMPPNVAGTWDAARRAADLPR; via the coding sequence ATGACGCATACTCAGGAGACGGAGTCCTGGTCTGGCGAGGGCGTGGGCACGAGCGCGGAGTCCTTCCTCGCGCGCATCAACCGCGAGGTTCCCGAATACCCGCCGGCCGATGCGGCGGAGGCGGTCATCTGCGCGCTGTGCGAGCGGCTTCCTGGCGGACTGGTGCAGGAGTTGAGGGAGCAGTTCCCGGAGGATCTGCGTCAGCAGTTCCAACATTGTTGGAAGGAGCGGAGCGCCAACGCGCGCCGGTTCGAAAAGGACGATTTCTATCTGGATGTCGCCGAGCATCTGCAGATCGACGCCGAGCGCGTGCGGTTGGTGCTCCACGTCGTCTTCGCGTCCATCCACTCGCAAATCACCGAGCGGTTGGCGGAGCGGATGGGCCGGGAGATGCCGCCCAACGTGGCCGGCACCTGGGATGCCGCGCGCCGGGCGGCGGACCTGCCGCGTTGA
- a CDS encoding RCC1 domain-containing protein yields MSGVSIGTRFLLTTTALLSAWGCVDFNKALDDATHKTLECAGVPLPGDAGSVREVSTQQSHTLALRTDGTVWAWGDNSNHQLGDGTTTSRCVPKEIPGLGGILAVAAGARHSLALRGGTVLAWGDIGASQEPSIPTEIKGLSNVAAIAAGDGYSLARLQDGTVWAWGTNRSGQLGDGTTMDRGEPRQVADLTGVVFIAAGSTHALALTQDGKVWAWGENGAGQLGDGTKAVQTRPVLVRGLPPLTYSTGSVFSPLAGSLRHSLAVDASGKVWAWGSNDSGQLGNGGSGGESTSPLEVTGLRNAVSVAAGAQHSMALIKEDNEIFSWGGGGEGQLGASLLVQDSFTPVKVLDLTNARSIAAGYKHSLAVTSEDKLYSWGACDKGQCGNSSLLRSTVPLSVPLPLP; encoded by the coding sequence ATGAGCGGCGTATCGATCGGGACCCGCTTCTTGCTGACCACGACCGCATTGCTGAGCGCGTGGGGCTGTGTGGACTTCAACAAGGCGTTGGATGACGCGACCCACAAGACGCTGGAATGCGCCGGAGTGCCATTGCCCGGTGATGCAGGGAGCGTTCGTGAAGTGTCCACCCAGCAAAGCCATACCCTGGCACTCAGAACCGATGGAACGGTCTGGGCATGGGGAGACAACTCGAATCACCAGCTCGGGGATGGGACGACGACCAGCCGATGTGTGCCCAAGGAGATCCCAGGACTCGGCGGCATCCTGGCCGTGGCCGCGGGTGCGAGGCATTCGCTCGCCTTACGCGGTGGAACGGTCCTGGCCTGGGGAGACATTGGCGCGAGCCAGGAGCCGTCCATTCCCACGGAAATCAAGGGGCTGTCGAACGTGGCCGCCATCGCCGCGGGCGATGGCTATTCGCTGGCGCGGCTCCAGGACGGAACCGTCTGGGCATGGGGAACGAACCGCTCGGGCCAGTTGGGTGATGGGACGACGATGGATCGCGGCGAGCCCAGGCAGGTAGCGGATTTGACGGGCGTCGTGTTCATCGCCGCGGGCAGCACACATGCGTTGGCCTTGACCCAGGATGGCAAGGTGTGGGCCTGGGGAGAGAACGGCGCGGGACAGTTGGGCGATGGCACGAAGGCGGTCCAGACCCGGCCCGTTCTGGTTCGGGGACTACCTCCGCTGACCTACTCCACCGGAAGTGTGTTCTCCCCCCTCGCGGGAAGCCTCCGGCATTCACTGGCAGTAGACGCGAGCGGCAAGGTGTGGGCCTGGGGAAGCAATGACTCGGGACAACTGGGCAATGGGGGCAGCGGTGGCGAGTCCACGAGTCCCCTGGAGGTCACGGGTCTGCGCAACGCCGTCTCCGTCGCCGCGGGCGCGCAACACTCGATGGCGCTGATCAAAGAAGACAATGAAATCTTCTCCTGGGGCGGAGGCGGGGAGGGCCAACTCGGAGCGAGTCTTCTTGTCCAAGACAGCTTCACGCCCGTGAAGGTCCTGGACCTGACCAACGCGCGCTCCATCGCCGCGGGCTACAAGCACTCCCTGGCGGTGACCAGTGAGGACAAGCTCTACTCCTGGGGCGCCTGTGACAAAGGCCAGTGCGGCAATTCGAGCCTCCTCCGCTCGACGGTTCCCCTCTCCGTGCCCCTGCCCCTGCCCTGA